Proteins encoded by one window of Methermicoccus shengliensis DSM 18856:
- a CDS encoding TIGR00295 family protein, which yields MRTFEKARALVERLCEPQVYAHCVAVEGLAHRIATELVLSHGVDVQAVRCGAMLHDLGRAYTHSIAHAVVGACIAERFGFDEDICLIIERHIGGGIEMDEAEALGLPPKDYTPRTLEEKIVAHADNLTEGVRYVSIEDTLSDMRRKGLPERAIERVARLAEEIEGMRKGVALAADRTGHGH from the coding sequence GTGAGGACGTTTGAGAAGGCTCGGGCTCTTGTGGAAAGGCTATGTGAGCCACAAGTGTATGCACATTGTGTTGCAGTCGAGGGGCTTGCCCACAGGATAGCAACCGAGCTTGTGCTCTCTCATGGCGTGGATGTGCAGGCCGTGCGGTGCGGTGCCATGCTGCATGACCTCGGAAGGGCCTATACCCACTCCATCGCCCATGCCGTGGTGGGTGCGTGCATAGCCGAGAGGTTCGGGTTTGACGAGGATATATGCCTCATAATCGAGCGTCACATAGGAGGAGGAATTGAAATGGATGAGGCAGAGGCCCTCGGGCTTCCCCCCAAGGACTACACACCAAGGACGCTCGAGGAGAAGATAGTTGCCCATGCCGACAACCTCACGGAGGGTGTGAGGTATGTGAGCATCGAGGATACGCTCTCTGATATGAGAAGAAAGGGCTTGCCAGAGAGGGCGATTGAAAGGGTGGCAAGGCTGGCAGAGGAAATAGAGGGAATGAGGAAGGGGGTGGCGTTGGCGGCTGACAGGACAGGGCACGGCCATTGA
- a CDS encoding HIT family protein, with product MECIFCRIAKGEVPATIVYEDENVLAFLDVNPRAKGHTLVIPKTHAATLLDLSEEQAGVLFAAVRKVAHRLTHELGAVGLNIGLNSGQVAGQVVPHVHVHILPRYEGEAPKGFEEAFFVKEELKKGVESAPKGLIDNLSPWI from the coding sequence ATGGAATGCATATTCTGCAGGATAGCAAAGGGCGAAGTTCCCGCAACGATAGTGTATGAAGATGAGAATGTGCTCGCCTTTCTGGACGTGAACCCCAGAGCCAAGGGGCACACCCTCGTGATTCCAAAGACACATGCTGCAACGCTGCTCGACCTGTCTGAAGAGCAGGCTGGGGTGCTGTTTGCAGCCGTGCGAAAGGTGGCACACAGGCTCACACATGAGCTTGGAGCAGTCGGGCTCAACATTGGCCTCAACAGCGGACAGGTGGCAGGTCAGGTGGTGCCCCATGTGCACGTCCACATCCTCCCCCGCTACGAGGGTGAGGCTCCAAAGGGATTTGAAGAGGCGTTTTTCGTAAAGGAGGAGCTAAAGAAGGGGGTGGAAAGCGCCCCAAAGGGACTCATAGATAATCTCTCACCCTGGATTTGA
- the acs gene encoding acetate--CoA ligase, whose protein sequence is MEHVLPTEQRYVPLEKIKSMHRQALENPEKFWGEMAKCVEWDKSWDVVLEWDPPFARWYVGGLLNICYNCVDRHINGNNRNKAALIWEGENGTSRTLTFYELYREVNKFASVLLNLGVEKGDRVAIYMPMIPQAVISMLACTRIGAIHTVVFSGFSAEALEDRINDSRAKVVITSDIMYRRGKRISLKSTVDRAVRECPSVNYVVVVKRGHDSEDIRMVNDRDYFWDELMSGASRYVEPERVESTHPSFILYTSGTTGKPKGVVHSTGGYLVYATKTMEWTWGINPRDVFWCTADIGWITGHTYVVYGPLSLGTTTVIYEGAPDYPSPDRFWDIIEKHGITVFYTAPTAIRMLMKYGSEWVKKHDISTLRLLGTVGEPMNPEAWKWYYEVIGDKRCPVCDCYWQTETGGHLIYPPVGVQLLPLKPGSVTFPGIGIDADIVDEQSNSLPPNKKGLLVVRNPWPGMLMTLWNDEERYKAYWSRVPGTYCTMDYAIKDEDGYIWILGRADEVLNVAGHRIGTAEIEHVLVAHPAVSEAAVVGKQDEIKGETPVAFVVLKEGYAPTEELKSGLIHHVKATMGPIATPSILFVVESLPKTRSGKIMRRVLKAVASGKEPGDITTIEDEGSIEEIERAYEEFKGKL, encoded by the coding sequence ATGGAACACGTACTTCCGACCGAGCAGAGATACGTGCCTTTGGAAAAAATAAAGAGCATGCACAGGCAGGCTCTGGAAAATCCAGAAAAATTCTGGGGGGAAATGGCAAAATGTGTGGAGTGGGATAAGAGCTGGGATGTAGTGCTTGAGTGGGACCCTCCCTTTGCGAGATGGTACGTTGGAGGGCTGCTGAACATCTGCTACAACTGTGTGGACAGGCACATAAATGGAAATAACAGAAACAAGGCGGCTTTGATATGGGAAGGAGAGAACGGCACCAGCAGAACGCTGACCTTTTACGAGCTCTATCGTGAAGTGAATAAGTTTGCGAGCGTTTTACTGAACTTGGGTGTTGAGAAAGGAGATAGAGTAGCCATCTACATGCCTATGATACCGCAGGCTGTGATATCGATGCTCGCCTGCACGAGGATTGGTGCAATCCACACCGTGGTGTTCTCAGGCTTTTCTGCCGAGGCGCTCGAAGATAGAATAAACGATTCCAGAGCGAAGGTCGTGATTACTTCAGACATCATGTACAGGAGAGGAAAGCGCATCTCCCTGAAATCCACAGTGGACAGGGCAGTAAGAGAGTGTCCATCCGTGAACTACGTTGTGGTGGTCAAGAGGGGGCATGATTCCGAAGATATCAGAATGGTGAATGACAGAGACTACTTCTGGGATGAGCTGATGTCGGGTGCTAGCAGGTACGTCGAGCCCGAGAGGGTCGAGTCCACTCATCCATCCTTCATCTTGTACACGAGTGGAACCACTGGAAAGCCCAAGGGAGTTGTACACTCTACGGGAGGATATCTGGTGTACGCCACCAAGACCATGGAGTGGACATGGGGTATAAACCCAAGGGACGTATTCTGGTGTACTGCGGATATTGGATGGATAACAGGACACACCTATGTGGTGTACGGCCCCCTCTCTCTCGGTACCACGACCGTAATCTATGAAGGTGCACCCGACTACCCCAGCCCAGACAGATTCTGGGATATTATAGAAAAGCACGGTATAACGGTGTTCTACACCGCACCCACTGCCATAAGGATGCTGATGAAGTACGGGAGTGAATGGGTCAAAAAGCACGACATTTCCACGCTGAGGTTGCTCGGAACTGTTGGAGAGCCCATGAATCCAGAGGCATGGAAATGGTACTATGAGGTGATTGGGGACAAGCGCTGTCCAGTATGTGATTGCTACTGGCAGACCGAGACGGGAGGACACCTGATATACCCACCAGTGGGGGTACAGCTCCTTCCTTTAAAGCCCGGCTCTGTGACGTTTCCGGGCATAGGTATTGATGCCGACATCGTGGATGAGCAGTCAAACTCATTACCCCCAAATAAAAAAGGTCTTCTGGTGGTGAGGAACCCATGGCCTGGGATGCTCATGACGCTCTGGAACGATGAGGAGAGGTACAAGGCATACTGGTCGAGAGTTCCAGGCACGTACTGCACAATGGACTACGCCATAAAAGACGAGGACGGCTATATTTGGATACTGGGGAGGGCAGATGAAGTCCTGAACGTTGCGGGCCACAGGATAGGAACCGCTGAGATAGAACATGTGTTAGTGGCCCATCCAGCGGTGAGTGAGGCTGCAGTCGTAGGAAAACAGGACGAGATTAAGGGGGAAACTCCAGTTGCGTTTGTAGTCCTGAAGGAGGGATATGCCCCCACTGAGGAGTTGAAGTCCGGGTTGATACACCATGTGAAAGCCACGATGGGACCCATCGCGACACCTTCTATACTCTTCGTTGTTGAGAGCCTTCCCAAGACGAGAAGCGGCAAGATAATGAGGCGGGTTCTAAAGGCGGTGGCAAGCGGAAAAGAGCCAGGAGACATCACGACGATAGAAGACGAGGGAAGTATAGAGGAGATAGAGAGGGCATACGAGGAGTTCAAGGGCAAGCTTTGA
- a CDS encoding isocitrate/isopropylmalate dehydrogenase family protein encodes MSKQLAVIRGDGVGPELIGLAMDVMSATEPDVEMVVCEAGAEWWQTHGGDSLIPDETWDVLFDADACFKGATTTPGTVGAPRSVAVSIRQTFELYANVRPIKTFPNTPCPLGEVDFVCTREATEGLYFGHEVEITPEVAIAIRRITRHASEKIAAYSFAEAMRRGWDTVVAIHKSNILRHTCGMFLQAMRRVSEEFPHIKLWEYHVDNIAQQLIKNPQLFNHKVLASTNLFMDIISEECSALVGSIGLIYSANIGDTYAMFEAAHGSAPKYRGMDKVNPTATILAGAWALEYLGDKECANAIFRATEDVISEGKYVTYDLGGAAKSSEMANAIKSRVRDYL; translated from the coding sequence ATGAGTAAGCAGTTAGCGGTCATAAGGGGAGACGGCGTGGGTCCAGAGCTCATAGGGCTGGCAATGGACGTGATGAGCGCCACTGAGCCAGATGTGGAGATGGTCGTGTGCGAGGCTGGAGCGGAGTGGTGGCAGACGCATGGGGGAGATTCGCTCATCCCAGATGAGACATGGGATGTGCTGTTTGATGCCGATGCATGCTTCAAGGGGGCCACCACCACACCCGGCACCGTGGGGGCTCCAAGGTCAGTGGCTGTATCCATAAGGCAGACATTCGAGCTGTATGCCAACGTTCGCCCCATCAAGACGTTTCCCAACACACCCTGTCCGCTCGGAGAGGTGGACTTCGTGTGCACGAGGGAGGCCACTGAGGGGCTGTACTTTGGGCACGAGGTCGAGATAACGCCCGAGGTTGCGATAGCGATACGCAGAATCACGAGGCACGCCTCTGAGAAGATTGCTGCCTATTCCTTTGCCGAGGCGATGAGGAGGGGGTGGGACACCGTGGTGGCAATCCACAAGAGCAACATCTTACGGCACACGTGCGGGATGTTTCTTCAGGCAATGCGAAGGGTGTCTGAGGAGTTCCCCCACATCAAGCTGTGGGAGTACCATGTGGACAACATCGCCCAGCAGCTCATCAAGAACCCCCAGCTGTTCAACCACAAGGTGCTGGCATCCACCAACCTGTTCATGGACATCATCTCCGAGGAGTGTTCTGCGCTCGTGGGCAGCATAGGGCTGATATACAGCGCCAACATTGGCGACACCTATGCGATGTTCGAGGCTGCACATGGCTCTGCCCCCAAGTACAGGGGTATGGACAAGGTGAACCCCACTGCGACCATCCTTGCTGGGGCATGGGCTCTGGAGTATCTCGGAGATAAGGAGTGTGCCAACGCCATATTCAGGGCTACCGAGGACGTGATATCAGAGGGCAAATATGTCACGTATGACCTGGGTGGCGCTGCCAAGAGCAGCGAGATGGCGAACGCAATCAAATCCAGGGTGAGAGATTATCTATGA
- a CDS encoding DUF190 domain-containing protein has product MKKESDAIMLRIFVGDSDKYEGKPLYKYLVEMFKKEGIAGATVLRGFLGYGKTSCLHTASILRLSADLPIVIEVIDSEDKIEKIKVKLGEIVKGGLITQERVKVILYEGDSEE; this is encoded by the coding sequence ATGAAAAAAGAATCCGACGCCATTATGCTCAGAATCTTCGTGGGTGACTCAGACAAGTATGAAGGAAAGCCACTCTACAAATACCTTGTTGAGATGTTCAAAAAGGAGGGCATCGCGGGGGCGACTGTTCTAAGGGGCTTTCTGGGATATGGAAAAACCAGCTGCCTTCATACTGCCTCCATTCTCAGGCTTTCTGCTGACCTTCCAATCGTCATAGAGGTTATAGACTCAGAGGACAAAATCGAAAAAATCAAGGTCAAACTCGGCGAGATTGTAAAGGGGGGGCTCATCACACAGGAGAGGGTGAAGGTCATACTATACGAAGGAGACAGTGAAGAATAG
- the crcB gene encoding fluoride efflux transporter CrcB: MYQVVLIGLGGFIGAVMRFLLSGWVQSGFGSFPIGTLFVNFTGTLGLSTVMYLSEYGGLFSSDVRMFLTVGIMGAFTTMSTFGYESLRLLEQSEILLFIENIVGTLILVMLAAYLGKMMAVTMWRL, translated from the coding sequence ATGTATCAGGTGGTTCTCATAGGCTTAGGCGGCTTCATAGGTGCCGTGATGAGATTCCTCCTCTCAGGATGGGTTCAGAGCGGGTTTGGTTCATTCCCCATTGGTACACTATTCGTAAACTTCACTGGAACGCTGGGTCTTAGCACCGTGATGTACCTCTCGGAGTATGGAGGGCTGTTCAGCAGTGATGTGAGAATGTTCCTCACAGTGGGCATTATGGGAGCATTCACGACCATGTCCACTTTTGGCTATGAGTCACTAAGACTGCTCGAGCAGAGCGAGATTTTACTTTTTATTGAGAACATAGTGGGAACATTAATATTGGTAATGCTCGCTGCATATTTAGGAAAGATGATGGCAGTCACTATGTGGAGGCTTTGA
- a CDS encoding YbjQ family protein translates to MIVTNTEFVPGYEIEILGVVFGNTVRAKHIGKDILAGLKNIIGGELQEYTEMLADARREAMNRMINEAKKLGADAVVNVRFTTSQTMTGAAELLAYGTAVKLRKV, encoded by the coding sequence ATGATAGTAACAAATACAGAATTTGTTCCGGGATATGAGATTGAAATTTTGGGAGTTGTGTTTGGAAATACTGTTAGGGCTAAACACATCGGCAAAGACATTTTAGCTGGTTTGAAAAATATCATAGGGGGAGAATTGCAAGAATACACAGAAATGCTGGCAGATGCAAGAAGAGAGGCGATGAACAGAATGATTAATGAGGCTAAAAAGCTTGGGGCGGATGCGGTTGTTAATGTGAGATTTACAACTTCCCAAACGATGACTGGTGCTGCAGAGCTTTTAGCTTACGGAACTGCTGTAAAGCTGAGAAAAGTGTAA
- a CDS encoding RAD55 family ATPase, which yields MRLNIAALDSLFEIPDGSLVLLLEEVGAGAREFAYTVMRNLREERPILYISVHRPFEAIERDITKFLGEDTAKEVLTSATFRSLEKEFYADTIVPTRWYTDEISLTKGDLLRSLTDEIKELEGALLFIDSLSAIVRKYMDTVEMKDIIALMRGLSSVSIRKGLVIMPMMSAGVFGTSLELEFMDASNIVFYFRKVMEANKIERRLSFEKLEGDIARLSAEGVEYLEFTIAPRTGFDVTSVKYVYGV from the coding sequence ATGAGGCTGAACATCGCCGCATTGGATTCTCTGTTCGAGATTCCGGACGGCTCTCTCGTGCTGCTGCTGGAGGAAGTGGGGGCTGGAGCGAGAGAGTTCGCATACACCGTTATGAGGAATCTCAGGGAGGAGCGTCCGATACTCTATATCTCGGTGCACAGGCCCTTTGAGGCAATTGAGAGAGACATTACAAAGTTCCTGGGAGAGGACACAGCCAAAGAAGTTCTAACGAGCGCCACATTCAGAAGCCTGGAGAAGGAGTTCTATGCTGACACAATTGTGCCCACGAGGTGGTACACTGATGAGATTTCACTCACCAAAGGCGACCTCTTAAGAAGCCTCACGGATGAGATTAAGGAGCTCGAGGGGGCCCTGCTGTTCATAGACTCACTGAGTGCGATTGTGAGGAAGTATATGGACACAGTGGAGATGAAGGACATCATCGCCCTCATGAGGGGGCTCTCGTCGGTGTCCATAAGGAAGGGGCTCGTGATAATGCCCATGATGAGCGCCGGGGTGTTTGGCACGTCGCTGGAGCTGGAGTTCATGGATGCCTCAAACATCGTGTTCTACTTCCGGAAGGTCATGGAGGCGAACAAGATAGAGCGCAGACTGTCATTTGAGAAGCTCGAGGGCGACATCGCCAGGCTCTCTGCGGAGGGAGTGGAGTATCTGGAGTTTACAATCGCTCCCAGGACGGGGTTCGACGTCACGAGTGTGAAGTATGTGTATGGGGTGTAG
- a CDS encoding RNA-guided endonuclease InsQ/TnpB family protein, with product MIEEALQGEWQFCTVEMVKKNGEWYVHFVLKKEVELPDEPETIIAIDRGEKNLAVAVAVSKNNPDKPMKGQLWRGEEIKRIRGNYGHIRRNLQRKKLLKKVKELRGKERCIVNQQLHMIANQIVEYAKQFPRPVIVMENLTGIRDSFTKSKKLNMRFHSLPFRRLQTYIEYKANLERIEVRYLSKKEVRNTSKQCHRCGHVARKVDGRIYRCSKCGMEYDRDLNACINIARRVMSSAGWGSCEPPEPADEGVSVKPTLNAGSHRLKAVVVHG from the coding sequence TTGATAGAGGAGGCTCTACAAGGAGAGTGGCAGTTCTGCACGGTGGAGATGGTAAAAAAGAATGGAGAGTGGTATGTTCACTTCGTGCTTAAGAAAGAAGTTGAGCTTCCCGACGAACCAGAAACAATCATAGCAATAGACAGGGGTGAGAAGAATCTTGCAGTTGCCGTTGCTGTATCCAAAAACAACCCAGATAAGCCGATGAAAGGACAGCTCTGGAGAGGAGAGGAAATCAAGAGAATTAGAGGAAACTATGGACACATCAGGAGAAACCTCCAGAGAAAGAAGTTGCTGAAAAAGGTCAAAGAGCTCAGAGGAAAAGAAAGATGTATAGTCAACCAGCAACTTCACATGATTGCCAATCAGATAGTCGAGTATGCTAAGCAGTTTCCAAGACCAGTCATAGTAATGGAAAACCTAACGGGAATAAGAGACAGCTTCACCAAATCAAAGAAGCTTAATATGAGATTCCACTCCCTACCATTCAGGAGGCTTCAAACATACATCGAGTATAAAGCCAATCTCGAAAGAATAGAGGTAAGATATCTAAGCAAAAAAGAAGTCAGAAATACATCAAAACAATGCCATAGGTGTGGGCATGTTGCCCGAAAAGTTGATGGTAGAATCTACAGATGCTCGAAATGTGGTATGGAATACGACCGAGATTTAAACGCATGTATAAACATAGCCCGCAGGGTAATGAGCTCTGCGGGATGGGGGAGCTGTGAACCCCCCGAACCAGCAGATGAGGGGGTAAGCGTAAAGCCTACCCTGAACGCTGGAAGCCACCGCCTAAAGGCGGTGGTAGTTCACGGCTGA
- a CDS encoding RAD55 family ATPase has protein sequence MIEFVSTGLPELDTMLGGGIPRGAVVTIIGMYGVGKTILSFHFLKAGLDRGEKVMLMSFEESPEDLLEEARLVGIDLSEATIVHIDALEVAESMMKVEDELSAYISSAGTSRVVIDSINILDSVFDEKERWRMMVSLKEALKMPGVTAYLTSACSESNECHTPSGILEYISDGIICLRTYRASSTESSVRLIEVMKMRKVSHWIKPRMFSITKNGISIILEGEFI, from the coding sequence ATGATAGAGTTCGTAAGCACTGGGCTTCCTGAGCTCGATACAATGCTCGGGGGTGGAATCCCAAGGGGCGCAGTGGTCACGATAATAGGGATGTATGGGGTTGGCAAAACAATCCTCTCCTTCCACTTCCTGAAGGCAGGACTTGACCGCGGGGAAAAGGTCATGCTGATGTCCTTCGAGGAGAGTCCTGAGGACTTGCTGGAGGAGGCAAGGCTGGTCGGCATTGACCTCTCGGAAGCGACCATCGTTCACATAGATGCCCTCGAGGTCGCGGAGAGCATGATGAAGGTGGAGGATGAACTGTCGGCGTACATCTCCTCTGCCGGCACGTCGAGGGTGGTGATAGACTCCATAAACATTCTCGATTCGGTCTTCGATGAGAAGGAGCGGTGGAGGATGATGGTATCCCTTAAAGAGGCCCTCAAAATGCCGGGGGTGACCGCCTATCTGACGTCCGCATGCAGCGAGAGTAATGAGTGCCACACCCCGAGCGGAATACTGGAGTATATCTCGGACGGCATTATCTGCCTACGAACGTATCGAGCATCCAGCACCGAGAGCTCGGTCAGGCTCATTGAGGTCATGAAGATGAGAAAGGTGAGCCACTGGATAAAGCCCAGAATGTTTAGCATCACCAAGAATGGAATATCCATCATCCTTGAAGGGGAGTTTATATGA
- the tfe gene encoding transcription factor E gives MHREENGLHPVAKEYLLRLLGEEGFQMVERVPNGEITDEEIAAITQVNLNTVRKSLFLLYENKLATYRRQKDEESGWLTYLWRIDLSRIDKVLENEMRKLLANLERRLEYERNNMFYACNICGYKVPFAEAAEMEFTCASCSSMLVFEDNTEVIEAIEERISKLRETLGVKREDV, from the coding sequence ATGCACAGGGAGGAGAACGGTCTTCACCCCGTCGCCAAGGAATACCTTCTGAGGTTGCTTGGGGAGGAAGGGTTCCAGATGGTGGAGCGGGTGCCCAATGGCGAGATAACGGATGAGGAGATAGCAGCCATAACTCAGGTCAACCTGAACACCGTGAGAAAGTCCCTATTTTTGCTCTATGAGAACAAACTCGCCACCTACAGGCGCCAGAAGGACGAGGAGAGTGGGTGGCTCACATACCTCTGGAGAATTGATCTATCCAGGATAGACAAGGTTCTGGAGAATGAGATGAGAAAACTGCTCGCTAATCTAGAAAGACGCCTTGAATATGAAAGAAACAACATGTTCTATGCATGCAATATCTGTGGATATAAAGTGCCTTTTGCGGAGGCAGCAGAAATGGAGTTCACGTGCGCCAGCTGCTCCTCGATGCTCGTGTTTGAGGACAACACCGAAGTTATAGAGGCGATTGAAGAGCGGATATCCAAGCTCAGGGAGACACTGGGGGTTAAGCGTGAGGACGTTTGA
- a CDS encoding RAD55 family ATPase, translating into MDRPARFGISKLDHYLGGGIERSSLGVLIGENGTGKTLLAMQWLAEGVRNGENCRYISTTVPVKKVRGYYSTMECFADVIDDIDMLDVEIDVKELMPLTHKKIEEWATSKGFGRDVEVDRLVFDSITSVEMVMADPALFRNLLSMLAHIITHSDSERTILLTEEKPFGVESLGETRNFAEWVILLGMIPVEYGLVRAMRIYKRFGVRHPIHWMPFDITSKGIELREGHIVKKTTEYMYIDETVLDVEESKLWRVE; encoded by the coding sequence ATGGATAGACCAGCCAGGTTTGGCATCTCAAAGCTCGACCACTACCTCGGAGGGGGTATAGAGAGGAGCTCTCTCGGAGTGCTCATTGGTGAGAACGGAACGGGGAAAACTCTGCTCGCTATGCAGTGGCTTGCTGAGGGGGTGAGAAATGGAGAGAACTGCCGCTATATTTCCACCACGGTACCCGTGAAGAAGGTGAGGGGCTACTACAGCACGATGGAGTGCTTTGCTGATGTGATAGACGACATCGACATGCTCGATGTTGAGATTGACGTGAAGGAGCTGATGCCACTCACCCATAAAAAGATCGAGGAGTGGGCTACGAGCAAGGGATTTGGGCGCGATGTTGAGGTGGACAGGCTGGTGTTCGACTCGATCACATCCGTTGAGATGGTAATGGCTGACCCGGCTCTCTTCAGAAACCTCCTCTCGATGTTAGCACATATCATCACACATTCAGACTCGGAAAGGACGATCCTGCTCACAGAAGAGAAGCCCTTTGGGGTGGAAAGCCTCGGAGAGACGAGAAACTTTGCAGAGTGGGTGATACTGCTTGGCATGATTCCCGTCGAGTACGGGTTAGTCAGGGCAATGAGGATTTACAAGCGTTTTGGTGTGAGGCATCCCATCCACTGGATGCCCTTCGATATTACCTCGAAGGGCATTGAGCTGAGAGAGGGTCACATAGTGAAGAAGACCACGGAGTACATGTATATTGATGAAACAGTGCTCGATGTGGAGGAGAGCAAGCTCTGGAGGGTAGAATAA
- a CDS encoding TatD family hydrolase, giving the protein MKCFDTHIHSEGRSVEDLASMAKEGIKAAITCAFYPIKPMYQETLIDLFRKLIDFEEYRGNKAGMDLYAAIGIHPRCIPHNYNKILEFMENDDKSIAFGEIGLEDATDEEIEVLTKQLKIAEKLDKPCIIHTPRNNKVEVTKKTVEILEKIEFPESLAVIDHASVETVEPILKKGYFAGLTVQPGKLSSEEVIQIVEKYGVEKFVLNSDTGFSPSDMTAVAKTAKILSDKMGKKDAEKIVWGNAVEFFRL; this is encoded by the coding sequence ATGAAATGTTTTGACACCCATATACACTCTGAGGGAAGAAGTGTTGAAGATTTAGCAAGTATGGCAAAGGAGGGTATAAAAGCAGCGATTACCTGTGCTTTTTATCCAATAAAACCGATGTATCAGGAAACATTGATTGACTTATTCAGAAAACTAATAGATTTCGAAGAGTATAGAGGTAATAAAGCTGGAATGGACTTGTATGCAGCGATTGGAATACATCCTAGATGTATCCCCCACAATTACAATAAAATACTTGAGTTTATGGAAAATGACGACAAATCAATTGCTTTTGGTGAGATAGGGTTGGAAGATGCGACAGATGAGGAAATTGAGGTTTTGACAAAACAGTTGAAGATTGCAGAAAAATTGGATAAGCCTTGCATAATTCACACTCCAAGAAATAACAAAGTTGAGGTGACAAAGAAAACAGTTGAAATTCTGGAAAAAATTGAATTTCCTGAAAGTTTAGCAGTAATTGACCATGCAAGTGTTGAAACAGTGGAACCTATTTTGAAAAAGGGATATTTTGCTGGCTTAACGGTTCAACCGGGCAAGTTAAGCAGTGAAGAAGTCATACAAATCGTTGAGAAATACGGGGTTGAGAAATTCGTACTTAACAGCGATACTGGATTTAGCCCTTCAGATATGACGGCAGTTGCTAAGACTGCCAAAATTTTGTCAGATAAGATGGGTAAAAAGGATGCAGAAAAAATTGTTTGGGGTAATGCTGTTGAATTTTTTAGGTTATAA
- a CDS encoding acylphosphatase, with translation MMKKRILIEGNLHEVGYRPFLLGLAEALEIERLFADNIHIINGKQAVEVLIDADDDKVEALLNAIKERRPENARVDEVRVEDYRGHVMRTESYYRYLTAMQLAKIATYGGRMLDKQDMTLEKQDRMLEKQDRMLEKQDETLKEIRGVKEEVASISSKLDKTNELLESRFERLEQEIERVKRALIKAGIDIP, from the coding sequence ATGATGAAGAAGAGAATCCTCATCGAGGGCAACCTCCACGAGGTTGGCTACCGTCCCTTTCTGCTTGGGTTGGCAGAGGCGCTTGAGATAGAGAGGCTCTTTGCCGACAACATCCACATCATCAACGGTAAACAGGCCGTTGAGGTGCTCATCGATGCAGATGATGATAAGGTAGAGGCTCTGCTCAATGCCATTAAAGAGAGAAGGCCAGAGAATGCAAGGGTCGATGAGGTGAGGGTGGAGGACTATCGGGGCCATGTGATGAGGACAGAGTCATACTACAGATACCTCACAGCCATGCAGCTCGCAAAGATAGCAACCTATGGCGGAAGGATGCTCGATAAGCAGGACATGACGCTTGAGAAGCAGGATAGGATGTTGGAGAAGCAGGATAGGATGTTGGAGAAGCAGGATGAGACACTGAAAGAGATAAGAGGGGTAAAAGAAGAGGTTGCAAGCATCTCATCTAAGCTCGATAAGACCAATGAGCTGCTCGAGAGCAGGTTTGAGAGGCTCGAGCAGGAGATAGAAAGAGTAAAGAGAGCACTGATTAAGGCAGGAATAGATATTCCTTAA